One genomic segment of Sphingobacteriales bacterium includes these proteins:
- a CDS encoding methyltransferase has product MSNPHFSFKQFSIQQNNCPMKISIDSVLLGAWASINANASQVLDIGTGTGILALMVAQQHPHLHITAIEPHEVAYHQALQNIAASPWANRVKVLPHSLQTTNPPPFFDAFIANPPYFSKSKLPAKNDRALARHTVNLNLNSLFYYSGQLAQPQAVFYLILPIAQQNQLLFYAQKNQWCIQHIIQVITRQGKPPARILVELKKQEPASAISKNPLVSQICLYHQNGQPTAIYKNLTKAFYLAF; this is encoded by the coding sequence ATGTCCAATCCTCATTTTTCGTTTAAGCAGTTTAGCATACAGCAAAACAACTGCCCCATGAAAATAAGTATTGACAGTGTGTTATTAGGCGCTTGGGCAAGCATAAATGCCAATGCCTCGCAGGTGTTAGATATTGGCACCGGAACCGGTATTTTGGCCCTTATGGTAGCGCAGCAACACCCCCATTTACACATAACCGCTATCGAGCCGCATGAAGTCGCCTACCACCAAGCGCTTCAAAATATAGCTGCCTCGCCATGGGCAAACAGGGTAAAAGTATTACCCCACAGTTTGCAAACTACAAATCCGCCACCTTTTTTCGATGCCTTTATTGCCAACCCTCCTTATTTTAGCAAAAGTAAGCTGCCAGCAAAAAACGACAGGGCATTAGCGCGGCACACAGTAAATTTAAACCTAAATTCTTTGTTCTATTATAGTGGGCAATTAGCCCAACCACAGGCTGTATTTTATTTAATTTTGCCCATCGCACAACAAAACCAACTGCTATTTTACGCACAAAAAAACCAGTGGTGCATTCAACATATAATACAAGTAATTACGCGGCAAGGCAAACCACCAGCAAGGATTTTAGTAGAATTGAAAAAACAAGAACCCGCATCAGCCATAAGTAAGAACCCATTAGTTAGCCAAATATGCTTATATCATCAAAACGGGCAGCCTACTGCTATTTATAAAAACCTAACAAAAGCCTTTTATTTAGCTTTTTAG